In Pelmatolapia mariae isolate MD_Pm_ZW linkage group LG8, Pm_UMD_F_2, whole genome shotgun sequence, one genomic interval encodes:
- the itga3b gene encoding integrin alpha-3b isoform X1 → MSQRLLLCAVLAVCHWTQTCTGFNIDERFPVIKEGKTRGSLFGFSVALHEKTVGSRQYLLLIGAPKEKAQSLPKVNETGAVYFCPITTDTTDCSRMDLVTSTTTSEIVEGMWLGVTVSSQKGQPDGRVLACGHRYVKVMSENQWRMLGKCYVRSNDLTFDQEDEWQKENYDVCNPNNDHNLDGMCNLGISGGISETNVYLGSPGSYNWQGDAHVIRIDPQNPWNYADKSFESLEKAYSYIGYSVLEEKKLLSYDDSTVVTGAPRYESKGAVIFSNKTQPKLLLEQIILGEQVGSYFGNSLAVTDLNNDSWNDLIVGAPFYFDRKNEMGGAVYIFMNENGFFQKTASMVLKGPSDSAFGLALAAIGDINQDGFQDFAVGAPFHQTGMVYIWMGSKKGISKEPSQTIMGRTFGEKFQTFGYSISGGMDVDDNSYPDILVGSLDDHIALLRARPVVHLTQDFTVEPKIVDDKMCSGDKPCITATLCVSFTLSTGNTNFKRPVTLMYMVEADMERRGSSRVRFQNDINTYTGNLTMTSSKTACETLKLFVVEPVRDKLEPVVFFLNFSLYEPIPRARRAPQNLDSFPILSPEQKSSRRTEIHFQKACGSDNKCTSNLQLTAKFVEENEEKPYPSQGKVQVLQFNSSIKKIGLAVNVTNYQSEGKLAEDAHRVVLNVTIPDVLKYASVSSLNNKVECTLLDTVICEVGNPISENEKVSFLLKFETSGITLHTRKIECQLLLSTLSEQSDLAPVPMALLIENTIKPVFSFLSSEKSQVETVKFGGTVMGESAMVNTSDVGSLVEFTFTMNTMGQSLQDIATLAVEFEWPYEVANGKWLLYLTKIVVQGDSETECKPPGNVVNMLNLTLSERRPKRTKRQIRVEGENDVTHSNIIEPQAAVTLSSTPKKRYLLECSKGTAKCVTFTCPLLNVSNSATIYVRSRLWNSTMLEDYSDAFVVEVKGQATLKLINNQSNIKMESQTTWFTVQIEPEERVETPYELPLWIIISAAVAGIALLGIIILILWKCGFFQRASRREMYEAKAQKAEMKIQPSETERLTEDY, encoded by the exons ATGTCTCAAAGACTTTTACTCTGCGCTGTTTTGGCCGTGTGCCACTGGACGCAAACTTGCACTGGATTTAATATAGATGAACGGTTTCCTGTGATCAAAGAGGGGAAAACCAGGGGGAGCTTGTTTGGGTTCTCTGTAGCTTTGCATGAGAAGACGGTGGGCTCCAGACAGTATCT GCTTCTTATAGGTGCGCCCAAAGAAAAAGCACAATCTCTTCCGAAAGTCAATGAAACAGGCGCCGTCTACTTCTGTCCCATTACCACCGACACCACTGACTGCTCCAGAATGGACCTGGTTACCTCGA CAACTACCTCTGAGATAGTGGAGGGCATGTGGTTGGGTGTGACAGTGTCCAGTCAGAAGGGCCAGCCAGATGGACGCGTGTTG GCATGCGGACATCGATATGTGAAGGTTATGTCAGAGAATCAGTGGCGGATGTTAGGAAAATGTTATGTAAGGAGTAATGACCTGACCTTTGACCAAGAGGATGAGTGGCAGAAAGAAAATTATGACGTCTGCAATCCCAACAACGACCACAACTTGGACGGCATGTGCAACTTGGGCATCTCAGGCGGTATATCGGAAACTAATGTCTATTTAGGCTCTCCAGGCAGCTACAATTGGCAAG GAGATGCTCATGTGATACGGATAGATCCACAAAACCCCTGGAACTATGCTGACAAAAGCTTTGAAAGTCTAGAGAAAGCATATAGTTATATAG GTTATTCAGTTCTCGAAGAAAAGAAGCTGCTGAGCTATGATGACTCGACAGTTGTGACAGGGGCTCCCAGATATGAGTCTAAGGGTGCTGTgattttttcaaataaaactcAACCAAAGCTTTTGTTGGAGCAGATCATCCTTGGGGAACAAGTGGGTTCCTACTTTGGAAACAGCCTGGCAGTGACAGATCTGAACAATGACAG TTGGAACGACCTGATTGTGGGTGCCCCGTTTTACTTTGACCGTAAGAATGAAATGGGGGGAGCAGTGTACATTTTCATGAACGAGAATGGGTTTTTCCAGAAGACTGCCTCAATGGTTTTGAAGGGCCCATCTGATTCTGCCTTCGGCCTTGCACTGGCCGCCATTGGCGACATCAACCAAGACGGATTCCAAG ACTTTGCTGTTGGAGCGCCATTCCACCAGACAGGAATGGTCTACATATGGATGGGAAGCAAAAAGGGAATATCAAAGGAGCCTAGTCAG ACCATTATGGGTAGGACGTTTGGTGAAAAATTCCAGACCTTCGGCTACTCCATCAGCGGAGGGATGGACGTGGATGATAACAGTTACCCTGATATCTTAGTTGGCTCTCTGGATGATCACATTGCCCTCCTCAG agcTCGACCGGTTGTGCACTTAACCCAAGACTTCACTGTCGAGCCTAAGATTGTGGACGATAAAATGTGCTCTGGAGATAAACCATG CATTACAGCTACTCTGTGCGTGTCTTTCACTTTAAGCACCGGAAATACAAATTTCAAGAGACCTGTCA CGTTGATGTATATGGTAGAGGCCGAcatggagagaagaggaagctCTCGTGTTCGTTTTCAGAATGACATCAACACTTACACTGGCAACCTGACCATGACATCTTCCAAAACTGCGTGTGAAACTCTCAAGCTGTTTGTAGTC GAACCTGTGAGGGACAAACTGGAACCAGTGGTCTTTTTCCTCAACTTCTCATTATATGAACCAATACCTAGAGCCAGACGAGCCCCACAGAACCTGGACTCCTTCCCGATTTTGAGCCCAGAGCAGAAATCCAGCCGAAGAACTGAG ATTCACTTTCAAAAGGCGTGTGGCTCAGACAACAAATGTACCAGTAACCTGCAACTAACAGCAAAGTTTGttgaagaaaatgaagaaaagccTTATCCCAG TCAGGGCAAAGTTCAAGTGCTCCAGTTCAACAGCTCCATAAAGAAAATAGGGCTCGCGGTAAACGTTACCAACTATCAATCTGAAGGGAAGCTAGCTGAAGACGCCCACAGAGTCGTGCTCAATGTCACTATCCCTGATGTGCTGAAATATGCCAGTGTCAGTTCTTTG AATAACAAAGTTGAGTGCACTCTTCTTGATACAGTCATTTGTGAGGTGGGGAACCCAATTAGCGAAAACGAAAAG GTGTCCTTCCTGCTCAAGTTTGAAACATCAGGAATCACCCTACACACACGAAAGATTGAGTGTCAGCTGCTGTTGTCAAC TCTTAGTGAGCAGAGTGACCTAGCGCCTGTTCCTATGGCCTTGCTGATTGAAAACACCATTAAGCCCGTCTTCAGCTT CTTATCCAGTGAAAAGTCACAGGTGGAAACAGTAAAGTTTGGTGGGACAGTGATGGGCGAGTCAGCCATGGTCAACACAAGTGACGTGGGCAGTCTGGTGGAGTTCACCTTTACT ATGAACACAATGGGACAATCGCTGCAAGACATAGCAACCCTGGCTGTGGAGTTTGAGTGGCCCTATGAGGTAGCAAACGGCAAGTGGCTGCTGTACCTGACGAAGATTGTTGTTCAGGGGGATTCTGAAACGGAGTGTAAACCTCCTGGAAATGTGGTCAACATGCTTAACCTAACT TTGTCAGAGAGAAGACCTAAGCGTACTAAGCGACAGATTAGAGTTGAAGGTGAGAATGACGTGACCCATTCAAATATTATTGAGCCACAGGCAGCAGTCACACTGTCTTCTACTCCCAAAAAGAGGTACCTGTTG GAATGCTCCAAGGGGACAGCAAAGTGTGTGACGTTTACCTGCCCGCTGCTCAATGTTTCGAATTCAGCCACGATTTATGTCCGATCCCGGTTGTGGAATAGTACAATGTTAGAG GACTATTCTGATGCATTTGTAGTTGAAGTTAAAGGCCAAGCCACACTGAAGCTTATTAATAATCAATCAAACATCAAGATGGAGAGTCAGACGACCTGG TTCACAGTACAAATAGAACCAGAAGAAAGGGTGGAGACACCCTATGAGCTTCCCCTGTGGATCATCATCTCTGCAGCTGTAGCAGGAATTGCCCTGCTAGGAATCATCATTCTTATACTATGGAAG TGTGGCTTCTTCCAGAGAGCCAGCAGGAGGGAGATGTATGAGGCCAAGGCCCAGAAGGCTGAGATGAAGATCCAGCCCTCTGAGACAGAGAGGCTAACTGAGGACTACTGA
- the itga3b gene encoding integrin alpha-3b isoform X2, producing the protein MSENQWRMLGKCYVRSNDLTFDQEDEWQKENYDVCNPNNDHNLDGMCNLGISGGISETNVYLGSPGSYNWQGDAHVIRIDPQNPWNYADKSFESLEKAYSYIGYSVLEEKKLLSYDDSTVVTGAPRYESKGAVIFSNKTQPKLLLEQIILGEQVGSYFGNSLAVTDLNNDSWNDLIVGAPFYFDRKNEMGGAVYIFMNENGFFQKTASMVLKGPSDSAFGLALAAIGDINQDGFQDFAVGAPFHQTGMVYIWMGSKKGISKEPSQTIMGRTFGEKFQTFGYSISGGMDVDDNSYPDILVGSLDDHIALLRARPVVHLTQDFTVEPKIVDDKMCSGDKPCITATLCVSFTLSTGNTNFKRPVTLMYMVEADMERRGSSRVRFQNDINTYTGNLTMTSSKTACETLKLFVVEPVRDKLEPVVFFLNFSLYEPIPRARRAPQNLDSFPILSPEQKSSRRTEIHFQKACGSDNKCTSNLQLTAKFVEENEEKPYPSQGKVQVLQFNSSIKKIGLAVNVTNYQSEGKLAEDAHRVVLNVTIPDVLKYASVSSLNNKVECTLLDTVICEVGNPISENEKVSFLLKFETSGITLHTRKIECQLLLSTLSEQSDLAPVPMALLIENTIKPVFSFLSSEKSQVETVKFGGTVMGESAMVNTSDVGSLVEFTFTMNTMGQSLQDIATLAVEFEWPYEVANGKWLLYLTKIVVQGDSETECKPPGNVVNMLNLTLSERRPKRTKRQIRVEGENDVTHSNIIEPQAAVTLSSTPKKRYLLECSKGTAKCVTFTCPLLNVSNSATIYVRSRLWNSTMLEDYSDAFVVEVKGQATLKLINNQSNIKMESQTTWFTVQIEPEERVETPYELPLWIIISAAVAGIALLGIIILILWKCGFFQRASRREMYEAKAQKAEMKIQPSETERLTEDY; encoded by the exons ATGTCAGAGAATCAGTGGCGGATGTTAGGAAAATGTTATGTAAGGAGTAATGACCTGACCTTTGACCAAGAGGATGAGTGGCAGAAAGAAAATTATGACGTCTGCAATCCCAACAACGACCACAACTTGGACGGCATGTGCAACTTGGGCATCTCAGGCGGTATATCGGAAACTAATGTCTATTTAGGCTCTCCAGGCAGCTACAATTGGCAAG GAGATGCTCATGTGATACGGATAGATCCACAAAACCCCTGGAACTATGCTGACAAAAGCTTTGAAAGTCTAGAGAAAGCATATAGTTATATAG GTTATTCAGTTCTCGAAGAAAAGAAGCTGCTGAGCTATGATGACTCGACAGTTGTGACAGGGGCTCCCAGATATGAGTCTAAGGGTGCTGTgattttttcaaataaaactcAACCAAAGCTTTTGTTGGAGCAGATCATCCTTGGGGAACAAGTGGGTTCCTACTTTGGAAACAGCCTGGCAGTGACAGATCTGAACAATGACAG TTGGAACGACCTGATTGTGGGTGCCCCGTTTTACTTTGACCGTAAGAATGAAATGGGGGGAGCAGTGTACATTTTCATGAACGAGAATGGGTTTTTCCAGAAGACTGCCTCAATGGTTTTGAAGGGCCCATCTGATTCTGCCTTCGGCCTTGCACTGGCCGCCATTGGCGACATCAACCAAGACGGATTCCAAG ACTTTGCTGTTGGAGCGCCATTCCACCAGACAGGAATGGTCTACATATGGATGGGAAGCAAAAAGGGAATATCAAAGGAGCCTAGTCAG ACCATTATGGGTAGGACGTTTGGTGAAAAATTCCAGACCTTCGGCTACTCCATCAGCGGAGGGATGGACGTGGATGATAACAGTTACCCTGATATCTTAGTTGGCTCTCTGGATGATCACATTGCCCTCCTCAG agcTCGACCGGTTGTGCACTTAACCCAAGACTTCACTGTCGAGCCTAAGATTGTGGACGATAAAATGTGCTCTGGAGATAAACCATG CATTACAGCTACTCTGTGCGTGTCTTTCACTTTAAGCACCGGAAATACAAATTTCAAGAGACCTGTCA CGTTGATGTATATGGTAGAGGCCGAcatggagagaagaggaagctCTCGTGTTCGTTTTCAGAATGACATCAACACTTACACTGGCAACCTGACCATGACATCTTCCAAAACTGCGTGTGAAACTCTCAAGCTGTTTGTAGTC GAACCTGTGAGGGACAAACTGGAACCAGTGGTCTTTTTCCTCAACTTCTCATTATATGAACCAATACCTAGAGCCAGACGAGCCCCACAGAACCTGGACTCCTTCCCGATTTTGAGCCCAGAGCAGAAATCCAGCCGAAGAACTGAG ATTCACTTTCAAAAGGCGTGTGGCTCAGACAACAAATGTACCAGTAACCTGCAACTAACAGCAAAGTTTGttgaagaaaatgaagaaaagccTTATCCCAG TCAGGGCAAAGTTCAAGTGCTCCAGTTCAACAGCTCCATAAAGAAAATAGGGCTCGCGGTAAACGTTACCAACTATCAATCTGAAGGGAAGCTAGCTGAAGACGCCCACAGAGTCGTGCTCAATGTCACTATCCCTGATGTGCTGAAATATGCCAGTGTCAGTTCTTTG AATAACAAAGTTGAGTGCACTCTTCTTGATACAGTCATTTGTGAGGTGGGGAACCCAATTAGCGAAAACGAAAAG GTGTCCTTCCTGCTCAAGTTTGAAACATCAGGAATCACCCTACACACACGAAAGATTGAGTGTCAGCTGCTGTTGTCAAC TCTTAGTGAGCAGAGTGACCTAGCGCCTGTTCCTATGGCCTTGCTGATTGAAAACACCATTAAGCCCGTCTTCAGCTT CTTATCCAGTGAAAAGTCACAGGTGGAAACAGTAAAGTTTGGTGGGACAGTGATGGGCGAGTCAGCCATGGTCAACACAAGTGACGTGGGCAGTCTGGTGGAGTTCACCTTTACT ATGAACACAATGGGACAATCGCTGCAAGACATAGCAACCCTGGCTGTGGAGTTTGAGTGGCCCTATGAGGTAGCAAACGGCAAGTGGCTGCTGTACCTGACGAAGATTGTTGTTCAGGGGGATTCTGAAACGGAGTGTAAACCTCCTGGAAATGTGGTCAACATGCTTAACCTAACT TTGTCAGAGAGAAGACCTAAGCGTACTAAGCGACAGATTAGAGTTGAAGGTGAGAATGACGTGACCCATTCAAATATTATTGAGCCACAGGCAGCAGTCACACTGTCTTCTACTCCCAAAAAGAGGTACCTGTTG GAATGCTCCAAGGGGACAGCAAAGTGTGTGACGTTTACCTGCCCGCTGCTCAATGTTTCGAATTCAGCCACGATTTATGTCCGATCCCGGTTGTGGAATAGTACAATGTTAGAG GACTATTCTGATGCATTTGTAGTTGAAGTTAAAGGCCAAGCCACACTGAAGCTTATTAATAATCAATCAAACATCAAGATGGAGAGTCAGACGACCTGG TTCACAGTACAAATAGAACCAGAAGAAAGGGTGGAGACACCCTATGAGCTTCCCCTGTGGATCATCATCTCTGCAGCTGTAGCAGGAATTGCCCTGCTAGGAATCATCATTCTTATACTATGGAAG TGTGGCTTCTTCCAGAGAGCCAGCAGGAGGGAGATGTATGAGGCCAAGGCCCAGAAGGCTGAGATGAAGATCCAGCCCTCTGAGACAGAGAGGCTAACTGAGGACTACTGA